The DNA window GGCTTCCCCATGATCCGCATCGTCTGGGGCGCCAGGGACTCCTCCCCCAGCGCCTTCGAACTGACAGTGGTCACGGCAGTCATCGGCCATCCCTTCGAGAAACATTCGTTTCAAACGATCCTCAAGGTATAGGCCGACTGTTTCATCAGCGTTTCGGCGAGGAGACAGTCTCCTTACAGCAGAGCGTCTGGCTTCGGCTCAGGCACTACTCCACCAGCCCCTGTTCCTGAAGCCACGCAGAGGCGACCTCCTCGGCAGAGGCCTGCTCGTCCACACTCCGGGCGTTGAGCTCCAGCAGCTCCTCCTGAGTCAGCGCGGCGCTGAGCTCCTCCAGCAGCGTTTGGGCCTGCTCATCCACGTTCTCCGAGACCAGCGGGAAGAGGTTCTGCGGCAGGATCAGCTCCTCCGGATCCTCCAACACGACCAGGTCGTTCTCCTCGATGGCCGGGTCGGCGGTGTAGATGTTGGCGATCTCAGCCTCCCCATCCAGCAGCGCGTTCAGCGTCAGCTGCCCGCCAGAGTCCTCGACGGCGAGCAGGCTGATCTCCGCGCCGTAGACCTCACTGGCGCCCTGAGGACCATAGGGCCGGGTCTCGAACTCGGAGTTGGAGACGATGGTGAGATCCTCGAGCTCGGCCAGATCTGCGATGCTCTCCAGGCCGTTCTCCTCCGCGAACTCAGCGGTCACCGTGTAGCTGTCCTGGTCGGTGGCCTCGGCCGGAGCCAGCACAGTGAGGCCCTCCGGCAGTGCGGTCTCGAGCTCAGCCTCCACCTCCTCGGAGGTGGAGGCCTCGGAGTCGCCGTCGAGGTACTGCAGCAGGTTGCCGGTGTATTCGGGGAAGACGTCGATCTCCCCCGCCTCCAGCTCCGGCATATAGACCTCGCGCTGGCCGATCTCGAACTCCCGCTCGACGTCGTACCCGGCGTCCTCGAGCACCTGGGCATAGAGCTCGGCGACGATGGTGTTGGAGTAGTACTGCTGGGAGCCGACGACCAGCGTGCCCTCTGCCGCGCTGCCGTCCTCCTCCGAGCCGCCGCCCAGCGGGTCGTCGCTGCCGCAGGCTGTCAGCGCCAGGGCTGCGATGCCCAGACCCACCCACTCCTTGGTGAATGTTCGCATCATGCATGTCCTCTCATCAGATCTCGGATGCTTCTCTGCACAGTGCCGAAGGCTATATCCAGGACCACCGCCAAGGCGATGACCACGATGGAGGCGGCCAGCAGCAGCGGATAGTCGTAGGTGCGCAGCCCCAGGAAGAGCGGCGCTCCGAGCCCGCCTGCCCCCACATAGGCGGCCAGGATCGCCGTGCCGACCACCTGCAGCACCGCCAGGCGGATGCCGCCGATGATCAGCGGCAGCCCCAGCGGGATC is part of the Nesterenkonia lacusekhoensis genome and encodes:
- a CDS encoding ABC transporter substrate-binding protein, which encodes MMRTFTKEWVGLGIAALALTACGSDDPLGGGSEEDGSAAEGTLVVGSQQYYSNTIVAELYAQVLEDAGYDVEREFEIGQREVYMPELEAGEIDVFPEYTGNLLQYLDGDSEASTSEEVEAELETALPEGLTVLAPAEATDQDSYTVTAEFAEENGLESIADLAELEDLTIVSNSEFETRPYGPQGASEVYGAEISLLAVEDSGGQLTLNALLDGEAEIANIYTADPAIEENDLVVLEDPEELILPQNLFPLVSENVDEQAQTLLEELSAALTQEELLELNARSVDEQASAEEVASAWLQEQGLVE